Genomic window (Sulfurimonas sp.):
AGTAAACTCCATAACCGCGAATAACCATGATATTTATTTTTTTTGTTTGAAAATAGTAAGCGATTTCACTTTGAGCTCTCTCATACCAATCTTCAAACTGTTTAGGGTCTATTATTTCTATGGAGCCTAACTCTTTAAATCCAAAGTAATCCTTAGGCGTTATAATATTGTGTTCTAGAGAGTAAGCAGTTGTAAATGGAGGCATACTAAAGGAAACAAACTTAGCATCTGAGATTTGAGAGTAGATGCTAAAGTGAATACTTGAGTCAATACTTGCTCTATTCCATCTATAATCTTTTTTAAAATAAAGCTCAATCAAGGAGTTGTCATCTAAAGCATCAAAGATGGCTTCTTTAGTGTTAATAATAAAACGGTTTGACTCTGTTTTAGCAGAAATAGAACCATGATAGATGCCAAAAAAATCTTTTCTAAACATAGATAATGCCAATATCGATAAGTTACTTTTTAAGTGCCCTCTATTCATGTTTCAACCTTTATACTATTTAAACCAACTTTTCATTTTATCGATGGCAGAGTCTAAAACACCTTCATGAGGTTTTGATTCTATGCCAAAAGAGTCTTGAAGTTTTGTCAAAAGTTCTTTTTGTTCATCATTTAGTTTTTTAGGATAAGTTATGTTTACTTGAGCGATTAAGTTTCCTTTACCGTGTCCGTGAACATCTTCTATACCTTCATTTCTAAAAGTGAAATGTTGCTTGTCTTTTGTACCAACATCTAGTTTTAACGCTAACTCTCCTCTTAAAGATGGAATAGTTAAAGTTTCTCCAGCAACTGCTTGAGTGAAAAATACAGGTATAGCTATATAAACATCATTTCCTTCTCTTTGAAAGTGTTTATCAGGTTTTACCCCAAAGGTAACATATAAGTCCCCTCTTGAAGCGCGTTTACCAATATTTCCTTTGCCAGATACTCTTAAGCGATTACCCTCATCGATACCTTGGGGAATTTTTATAGTTACAGATTCTCTTGTTTCTTCATAACCATTCCCATGACAACTTGTACAAGCATCTGAAGGAGCATTTCCAGCACCATTACAAACTGGACAAGTTTGAGAAAAAGTCATAAAACCTTGTTTTATAAAAACCTGACCTTGACCTTTACACTGTTTACAAGTTGAAAGTTTTGCGTTTTTAGCACCTGTACCCTTACATGGTTTACAAGCTTTTTTATATGTAAATTCTACTTCTTTTTCACAGCCAAAAATAGCCTCATTAAAAGTTAAGTACATCTCTACTTCTAAATCTAGTTGATATTTTTCCATATCCTCTGGGTTTTGACGGCGACTTCTGCCTCCACCACCACCAAAACCATTAAACATATCTTCAAACATAGAGCCTAAATCATCAAAACCACCAGATGAACGACGACCTCCGCCACCCATGCCTTGAAGTCCTTCTTTACCGTAACGGTCATAGATGCTTTTTTGTTTTTCATCACTTAAGCATTGATAGGCTTCATTACATAGTTTAAACTTATGTTCAGCATCTTCATTACCTTGATTTTTATCAGGGTGATACATCTTAGCCATTTTTCTATACGCTTTTTTAATAGTTGTTTTATCAGCACTTTGTGTTACTTCTAATATCTCATAATAGCTTAGTTCTTGCATACTATATTAATATCCTACAAATAAATTTTTGCAATTATATCGTTTTAAATTTAATATGAGTATAAGTGTTCTGCATAAGCTCTTTTCCTAGAATGAATTCGAGGCTGAGAGAATAAAAAAACTCAATTTTTTTGAATACTTAATAACGGCTGTTTTGAGAAATACGAAGCCGCGCTTTGGTTTCTTATTTCTCTCCAAAATTTTGTTAGGTTTGTGCTACCTAATAAGTACTAAATCGCAAACATCTATCTCTGTATAACTATTTCTTGACACATGCCATTTTGAATCAAGTCGTAAAACAAATGTTCCTTCTCCAAATGGCTCATACTTAATTAATTTAACTTTTTCATCTCTATATTTCTTTTTCAATGGATTTAAAGGTTCAACTTTGTATATTTCATTTATAATGATTTCTACACTTCTGTTATATTTACTATACTTACAATTTACCAAATTATATCCTTAATTTATTACAATATTTTATTGTTTTTATTTCTTGTTTCTTATTTTTCTCATAAGCATTATTCTTTCTTTAAGCTCATTGTATGAATAGCATCCTATATCTAATCCATTATCACAAAGAGTTCCAAACATTTCAAATGCTCTTTTTCCATCTTTTTTCACTCCTCTTCCCTCTAAGTACATCATTGCTAAATTATGACAGGCTACCATATCTTCACCATCACAAGCTTTGCTATATAACTGTATTGCTTTTTGTAAATTTAGCCTTTTACCTAAACCCTCATCGTAGCAGTATCCTGCTATTCGACAAGCATCCATATTGTTATCATCACAAGCTTTCTCATATAATTGTATTGCTTTATGAAAATCTCCATTCTCATAGGCACTATTTGCTCTATTGTAATCGTTATAATAAAATTTAAAAAGTATTGTTCCAATAATTAAGATTACTACACCAATAAATATTTTATT
Coding sequences:
- a CDS encoding tetratricopeptide repeat protein, whose amino-acid sequence is MNKIFIGVVILIIGTILFKFYYNDYNRANSAYENGDFHKAIQLYEKACDDNNMDACRIAGYCYDEGLGKRLNLQKAIQLYSKACDGEDMVACHNLAMMYLEGRGVKKDGKRAFEMFGTLCDNGLDIGCYSYNELKERIMLMRKIRNKK
- the dnaJ gene encoding molecular chaperone DnaJ; protein product: MQELSYYEILEVTQSADKTTIKKAYRKMAKMYHPDKNQGNEDAEHKFKLCNEAYQCLSDEKQKSIYDRYGKEGLQGMGGGGRRSSGGFDDLGSMFEDMFNGFGGGGGRSRRQNPEDMEKYQLDLEVEMYLTFNEAIFGCEKEVEFTYKKACKPCKGTGAKNAKLSTCKQCKGQGQVFIKQGFMTFSQTCPVCNGAGNAPSDACTSCHGNGYEETRESVTIKIPQGIDEGNRLRVSGKGNIGKRASRGDLYVTFGVKPDKHFQREGNDVYIAIPVFFTQAVAGETLTIPSLRGELALKLDVGTKDKQHFTFRNEGIEDVHGHGKGNLIAQVNITYPKKLNDEQKELLTKLQDSFGIESKPHEGVLDSAIDKMKSWFK
- a CDS encoding class II aldolase and adducin N-terminal domain-containing protein translates to MNRGHLKSNLSILALSMFRKDFFGIYHGSISAKTESNRFIINTKEAIFDALDDNSLIELYFKKDYRWNRASIDSSIHFSIYSQISDAKFVSFSMPPFTTAYSLEHNIITPKDYFGFKELGSIEIIDPKQFEDWYERAQSEIAYYFQTKKINIMVIRGYGVYSFNRDLHEMAKQLAILEKSCRLLLLDSSRSDYNFD